One Pomacea canaliculata isolate SZHN2017 linkage group LG9, ASM307304v1, whole genome shotgun sequence DNA segment encodes these proteins:
- the LOC112572372 gene encoding uncharacterized protein LOC112572372 isoform X2, which translates to MCERQSCRQQWCGPRWLVTVFLLLITVTRGCRSLTPLHHMTSFCSRSVRVNDSLLLDLTEELSPDRMSVGHLSCVVTVESQLGVRLSVHVLQLAISDKLDTPDRLHIYSLSPSGVETRITPSTGLYGVLERPFLIYNTAGVIVPDFRSAGSRMRLDYQGKPTVIYRGFRLLITAFHEPDGLGGCEEGNMLCPYAAMCISTRVRCDALPNCGQNDFEDERSCEKEDIVTNLLEEYSLRTALIAGVTGSLVFLLCALLVGFVLFKLNRHRYGCRNRAVQYTASTEDTCIFQNEADLTGLRRPPTYETIVTPPTNLSDPPPAYSSIAAVHVHRGLDCSEEESVKLVARGPQFQQQAPHVLFTRKHQSTPMQGELRETGNHRADSDDEVRMHGTWPSDTDEEEEVKARRKRKGGKSKNKSGAKCPVVSQRKGNGRRKTDSTKAEDIVVRSHVTATGSLSARHGCRSAAADYVPRGECQCACPSCGSDSTSASERQGEITSETESQCAGQDDNSRTESHSRSVSPASVHSTSGPLKNAENVGYNQNRPDFVEMSKNNDEMV; encoded by the exons atgtgtgagagacagagttGTCGCCAGCAATGGTGTGGTCCTCGCTGGCTCGTCACCGTGTTCCTCCTGCTGATTACAG TGACCCGAGGCTGCCGAAGCCTGACTCCACTTCATCACATGACCAGCTTCTGTTCGAGGTCGGTGCGAGTGAACGACAGCCTCCTTCTGGACCTGACTGAGGAGCTGTCACCTGACCGGATGTCAGTAGGTCACCTGTCATGCGTGGTGACAGTCGAGTCGCAGCTGGGTGTTCGTCTGTCTGTACACGTGCTGCAACTGGCCATCAGCGACAAGCTGGACACACCGGACAG GCTCCATATCTACAGCCTCTCCCCATCCGGGGTGGAGACTCGAATAACGCCCTCTACTGGCCTGTACGGAGTACTGGAGCGACCTTTCCTGATCTACAACACCGCTGGCGTCATAGTGCCTGACTTCCGGTCCGCTGGGTCACGCATGCGCCTTGATTACCAAGGAAAGCCGACTGTCATTTATCGTGGCTTCCGGCTACTCATCACAGCTTTTCATG AGCCAGATGGTCTCGGAGGATGCGAGGAAGGAAACATGCTGTGTCCATACGCCGCCATGTGCATTTCCACGCGCGTGCGCTGTGACGCTTTACCGAACTGCGGACAGAATGACTTCGAGGACGAGCGAAGCTGCGAGAAGGAGGACATCGTCACGAACTTACTGGAAGAAT ACTCTTTAAGAACGGCACTCATCGCTGGAGTGACCGGAAGTCTGGTCTTCTTGCTGTGTGCACTTCTAGTGGGCTTTGTTCTTTTCAAGTTAAATAGACACAG ataCGGTTGCCGGAATCGTGCAGTACAATACACAGCCAGCACTGAAGACACTTGCATCTTCCAGAACGAGGCTGACTTGACCGGCTTACGAAGGCCACCCACCTACGAAACGATCGTGACCCCGCCCACTAACCTATCAGACCCCCCTCCAGCTTACAGCAGCATtgcag CTGTCCACGTGCACAGAGGACTCGACTGCAGTGAAGAGGAGTCTGTCAAGTTGGTGGCCAGAGGCCCGCAGTTTCAGCAGCAAGCTCCTCACGTGCTGTTCACGCGCAAACATCAGTCCACGCCCATGCAAGGTGAACTTCGTGAAACCGGAAATCACCGAGCAGACTCTGATGACGAAGTGCGCATGCACGGCACCTGGCCCTCCGACACCGACGAGGAAGAAGAAGTCAAGGCTCGTCGCAAAAGAAAGGGCGGTAAATCCAAGAATAAATCTGGGGCCAAGTGTCCGGTTGTCTCCCAACGGAAAGGAAATGGTCGACGCAAGACAGACTCGACGAAAGCCGAGGACATCGTTGTgcgcagtcacgtgacagctacTGGATCGCTGAGCGCACGTCACGGCTGTCGGTCAGCTGCTGCGGACTACGTCCCACGTGGCGAGTGTCAGTGCGCATGCCCAAGCTGCGGCAGTGACAGCACTAGCGCCAGTGAGCGGCAAGGGGAAATAACCAGCGAGACGGAGAGCCAGTGCGCGGGGCAGGACGACAACAGTCGGACTGAGTCACATTCACGAAGCGTGTCGCCGGCATCCGTGCATTCCACTTCAGGTCCATTAAAAAACGCAGAAAATGTTGGTTACAACCAAAACCGTCCAGACTTCGTCGAAATGTCTAAAAACAATGACGAGATGGTGTGA
- the LOC112572372 gene encoding uncharacterized protein LOC112572372 isoform X1: protein MCERQSCRQQWCGPRWLVTVFLLLITVTRGCRSLTPLHHMTSFCSRSVRVNDSLLLDLTEELSPDRMSVGHLSCVVTVESQLGVRLSVHVLQLAISDKLDTPDRLHIYSLSPSGVETRITPSTGLYGVLERPFLIYNTAGVIVPDFRSAGSRMRLDYQGKPTVIYRGFRLLITAFHEPDGLGGCEEGNMLCPYAAMCISTRVRCDALPNCGQNDFEDERSCEKEDIVTNLLEEYSLRTALIAGVTGSLVFLLCALLVGFVLFKLNRHRYGCRNRAVQYTASTEDTCIFQNEADLTGLRRPPTYETIVTPPTNLSDPPPAYSSIAAAVHVHRGLDCSEEESVKLVARGPQFQQQAPHVLFTRKHQSTPMQGELRETGNHRADSDDEVRMHGTWPSDTDEEEEVKARRKRKGGKSKNKSGAKCPVVSQRKGNGRRKTDSTKAEDIVVRSHVTATGSLSARHGCRSAAADYVPRGECQCACPSCGSDSTSASERQGEITSETESQCAGQDDNSRTESHSRSVSPASVHSTSGPLKNAENVGYNQNRPDFVEMSKNNDEMV, encoded by the exons atgtgtgagagacagagttGTCGCCAGCAATGGTGTGGTCCTCGCTGGCTCGTCACCGTGTTCCTCCTGCTGATTACAG TGACCCGAGGCTGCCGAAGCCTGACTCCACTTCATCACATGACCAGCTTCTGTTCGAGGTCGGTGCGAGTGAACGACAGCCTCCTTCTGGACCTGACTGAGGAGCTGTCACCTGACCGGATGTCAGTAGGTCACCTGTCATGCGTGGTGACAGTCGAGTCGCAGCTGGGTGTTCGTCTGTCTGTACACGTGCTGCAACTGGCCATCAGCGACAAGCTGGACACACCGGACAG GCTCCATATCTACAGCCTCTCCCCATCCGGGGTGGAGACTCGAATAACGCCCTCTACTGGCCTGTACGGAGTACTGGAGCGACCTTTCCTGATCTACAACACCGCTGGCGTCATAGTGCCTGACTTCCGGTCCGCTGGGTCACGCATGCGCCTTGATTACCAAGGAAAGCCGACTGTCATTTATCGTGGCTTCCGGCTACTCATCACAGCTTTTCATG AGCCAGATGGTCTCGGAGGATGCGAGGAAGGAAACATGCTGTGTCCATACGCCGCCATGTGCATTTCCACGCGCGTGCGCTGTGACGCTTTACCGAACTGCGGACAGAATGACTTCGAGGACGAGCGAAGCTGCGAGAAGGAGGACATCGTCACGAACTTACTGGAAGAAT ACTCTTTAAGAACGGCACTCATCGCTGGAGTGACCGGAAGTCTGGTCTTCTTGCTGTGTGCACTTCTAGTGGGCTTTGTTCTTTTCAAGTTAAATAGACACAG ataCGGTTGCCGGAATCGTGCAGTACAATACACAGCCAGCACTGAAGACACTTGCATCTTCCAGAACGAGGCTGACTTGACCGGCTTACGAAGGCCACCCACCTACGAAACGATCGTGACCCCGCCCACTAACCTATCAGACCCCCCTCCAGCTTACAGCAGCATtgcag CAGCTGTCCACGTGCACAGAGGACTCGACTGCAGTGAAGAGGAGTCTGTCAAGTTGGTGGCCAGAGGCCCGCAGTTTCAGCAGCAAGCTCCTCACGTGCTGTTCACGCGCAAACATCAGTCCACGCCCATGCAAGGTGAACTTCGTGAAACCGGAAATCACCGAGCAGACTCTGATGACGAAGTGCGCATGCACGGCACCTGGCCCTCCGACACCGACGAGGAAGAAGAAGTCAAGGCTCGTCGCAAAAGAAAGGGCGGTAAATCCAAGAATAAATCTGGGGCCAAGTGTCCGGTTGTCTCCCAACGGAAAGGAAATGGTCGACGCAAGACAGACTCGACGAAAGCCGAGGACATCGTTGTgcgcagtcacgtgacagctacTGGATCGCTGAGCGCACGTCACGGCTGTCGGTCAGCTGCTGCGGACTACGTCCCACGTGGCGAGTGTCAGTGCGCATGCCCAAGCTGCGGCAGTGACAGCACTAGCGCCAGTGAGCGGCAAGGGGAAATAACCAGCGAGACGGAGAGCCAGTGCGCGGGGCAGGACGACAACAGTCGGACTGAGTCACATTCACGAAGCGTGTCGCCGGCATCCGTGCATTCCACTTCAGGTCCATTAAAAAACGCAGAAAATGTTGGTTACAACCAAAACCGTCCAGACTTCGTCGAAATGTCTAAAAACAATGACGAGATGGTGTGA
- the LOC112572373 gene encoding uncharacterized protein LOC112572373, with translation MARAESTTMRARKVFYDDHNHAFYVESRVEALERQVATRAKLTNVLNRSHDSRLSYLKKKVNSEQNIFEKKNERETTFHRDQLKDHVAHMHVLHDLARTQVSEGRRNSHLGAYGLGASRLDLLPLIEQSVKDDSPAARRRTKSQRIQSRRRQVPVFDRTQTTSALLKMRSQIMSRPTSEFLFSADSTSSGVSRRLVLPPITLRRSQDSGGHTTPGSHILRGSGKDSLFRTKNSGQSVSIGSTVFITQKHF, from the exons ATGGCGCGTGCAGAAAGCACAACGATGCGCGCGAGGAAAGTTTTCTACGACGACCACAACCACGCCTTCTACGTGGAGTCCCGGGTGGAGGCCCTGGAGAGACAGGTGGCTACCCGAGCCAAGCTCACAAATGTTCTGAACCGCTCGCACGACAGTCGCCTAAGTTACCTGAAGAAAAAG GTGAACTCCGAACAGAACATTTTCGAGAAGAAAAACGAGCGGGAAACAACTTTTCACCGAGACCAGCTGAAGGATCACGTGGCCCATATGCACGTGTTGCACGACCTCGCACGCACGCAGGTGAGTGAAGGGCGGCGAAACAGTCACCTGGGGGCGTACGGGCTGGGGGCGAGCCGTCTGGACCTGCTCCCACTCATCGAGCAGTCCGTCAAAGACGACTCGCCCGCGGCGCGCAGGAGGACCAAGTCGCAGAGGATACAGAGCCGGAGGAGACAGGTGCCAGTGTTCGACAGAACGCAGACCACGTCGGCCCTCCTCAAAATGAGATCACAG ATCATGAGCCGCCCAACGTCTGAATTCCTGTTCTCTGCGGACTCGACATCCAGTGGTGTGTCCAGGCGACTCGTGCTGCCCCCTATCACGCTTCGAAGGTCTCAGGACAGCGGAGGGCACACAACCCCAGGGTCTCACATTCTGCGAGGCTCGGGCAAGGACTCCCTGTTCCGCACCAAAAACAGTGGGCAGTCCGTTTCTATAGGTTCTACCGTTTTtataacacaaaaacatttctag